Within Candidatus Saccharimonadia bacterium, the genomic segment TCGAGCGCATGACAACGACTTTGCCGTCGTGGAGCCGACCCTTCCTTCGACCGGTGTGCCGGGCGAGGAGCATGCCGTTCTGCCGCATAATACGGAAGATCCGCTTATGGTTGGCCATCGGCTTCCCGGTTTTGACCAGCTCCCTATTGGCCAACGCGGTGATGCGGCGATAGCCGTAGGTCGGCCGCTCGTCGACCAGGCGGCGGATCAGCGGCAGGAGGTCCCCGTCGTCCGGCTTGCGATACGAGCCACGCGGCTTCGCTAGCCGACGGACTTTCTCATGAAGATGCGAACGAGCGACCTCGAGGGCATCGGCGACCGCCTTCATCGGGAAGCGTCCTTCGGCTGCGACAAGAGCCGCAAGCTCGGTTTTTTTGACTCCGACTTCGCCAGAGCCTCCCGGAAGATCTCGACTTCCATCGTTTTGCGGCCGAGCATCCGCTCAAGCTCACGGACGCGCTCTTCAAGCCGGCGGACCTCCGAGCTCCCGACAACTGGTTCATCCGATCCCACCGCTGCAGCTCCGCCCTCGGTCATCAACCGGCGCCAACGATACAGCAGGTTGGGAGCAACGCCGCGCCGTCGCGCAACCGATGACACGGTCTCACCGGGTTGGAAGCTCTCCTCGATGATCTGCAGCTTCTGCTCGGTCGTCCAATGCCGCCGGCGAACCGCGCCGGTGATCAGTTCGATACGTTGGTAGTCGTCAGACATAAGCCTGTGCTTGAGGATAGCCTCAAGCCCTCCAGGTTATGCCGAGTGTCCGGTCGAAACGGGGGCCAGTTCACACGGGACTTGGCATCATCGTCTCAAGGCGGGGTGGCGATTGGCGGGGTGGCTCGCGAACCCTGGAGCCAGGGTCAACCCTTTACGTTGCGTGACGTTCTGATCTCCGGCTTCTTTCATCGCCGCATCATCATTTTTTTTGCGCTTCTGCCGTTGGTTGTTGGCGCAATTGCCGTACTTGAGACCAAGACGAATTACACGGCGAGCGGCCTGTTGATGGTCCTGGTAAACCGAGAATTTTCCGGAATTCAGAACGTGACCGACAGCGGTCCGGCCGTGTTGTCTATCGAGGGACTGAAATCCGTCGAGTCGGAGATCCAGATCATCGAGAGCGCCGAGACGATTCGCACCACCATTACAACCGTCGGGCTCGAGCGCATATTTCCTGATACGAGCTTCATCGAACGGCTCAGGGGTCTGTTCTCCCTTGGCGACAACCCTATGGACGATGCGATCGAGCGGTTCCGCCGCAATCTCTCGTCCAGCGTCCAGTCGGGATCGAACGTCATCCGCGTGAGCTACTCCAATCCCGACAGGGCGGTCGCCATCGCAGTGACGAACGAGCT encodes:
- a CDS encoding IS3 family transposase (programmed frameshift), which encodes MSDDYQRIELITGAVRRRHWTTEQKLQIIEESFQPGETVSSVARRRGVAPNLLYRWRRLMTEGGAAAVGSDEPVVGSSEVRRLEERVRELERMLGRKTMEVEIFREALAKSEFKKTELAALVAAEGRFPMKAVADALEVARSHLHEKVRRLAKPRGSYRKPDDGDLLPLIRRLVDERPTYGYRRITALANRELVKTGKPMANHKRIFRIMRQNGMLLARHTGRRKGRLHDGKVVVMRSNLRWCSDGFEISCWNGDLVRLAFIIDAHDREIIAWHAVANAGISGSMVRDMMLEAVESRFAAIQAPHALEWLTDNGSVYTAHETRAFATALNLVPCFTPIQSPESNGISESFVKTFKRDYVRVNPLPDAITALRQIAGWFLDYNENHPHSGLKMRSPREFMRAQSQ
- a CDS encoding lipopolysaccharide biosynthesis protein encodes the protein MAIGGVAREPWSQGQPFTLRDVLISGFFHRRIIIFFALLPLVVGAIAVLETKTNYTASGLLMVLVNREFSGIQNVTDSGPAVLSIEGLKSVESEIQIIESAETIRTTITTVGLERIFPDTSFIERLRGLFSLGDNPMDDAIERFRRNLSSSVQSGSNVIRVSYSNPDRAVAIAVTNEL